The following coding sequences are from one Eretmochelys imbricata isolate rEreImb1 chromosome 12, rEreImb1.hap1, whole genome shotgun sequence window:
- the NAT1 gene encoding arylamine N-acetyltransferase 1 yields MNITEYFTRISYNGSYKNLDFETLTAIFQHHIRAVPFENLSIHCGETIELDLEPVYDKIVRKKRGGWCMENNHLLSWVLKTLGYDTTIIGAKVYSPEENAYNDHINHLLLKVVLDGKAYIVDGGFGMVYQMWQPMELISGKDQPQVPGIFRFMEDDGIWYFEKIKRKQYNPNQSFSNSSNLGKNACRKLYLFTLEPREIEDFRPQSVYLQTSPDSLFVTKSICSLQTTDGLWALVGWKLTKVKYNYKENMDLMESTTLTDEEVEKTLKDKFRVMLDHKLIPVNSSRLSMF; encoded by the coding sequence ATGAACATCACGGAATATTTCACCCGAATTTCTTATAATGGCTCCTACAAAAACCTGGATTTCGAGACCTTGACTGCAATATTCCAGCACCACATCAGGGCtgttccttttgaaaacctcagcaTCCACTGCGGTGAAACCATCGAGTTAGACTTAGAACCAGTTTATGACAAAATAGTGAGGAAGAAACGCGGTGGCTGGTGTATGGAAAACAACCATCTTTTATCTTGGGTTCTGAAAACGCTGGGATATGACACCACCATTATAGGAGCAAAAGTTTACAGCCCAGAAGAAAATGCATATAATGATCATATTAATCACCTTCTGCTAAAAGTGGTCCTGGATGGGAAAGCCTATATAGTGGATGGCGGCTTTGGAATGGTCTATCAAATGTGGCAGCCAATGGAACTGATTTCTGGGAAAGACCAGCCCCAGGTTCCCGGCATCTTTCGCTTCATGGAAGACGATGGGATCTGGTACTTTGAGAAAATCAAAAGGAAGCAATATAATCCCAACCAAAGCTTCTCTAAttccagtaatctgggaaaaaaTGCATGTAGGAAACTTTACCTGTTTACCCTTGAGCCACGAGAGATAGAAGATTTCAGGCCCCAGAGTGTGTATCTCCAGACGTCTCCAGATTCCCTGTTTGTAACAAAGTCCATCTGTAGCCTCCAGACCACTGATGGCCTTTGGGCTTTAGTTGGGTGGAAACTCACCAAGGTAAAATACAATTACAAGGAGAACATGGATCTGATGGAATCCACAACACTTACAGATGAGGAGGTGGAAAAAACACTGAAAGACAAATTCAGAGTAATGCTAGATCATAAACTCATCCCAGTTAACAGCAGCAGATTGTCTATGTTTTAA